The genomic DNA CCTGTGAAGCACATAAAGGTAGTATGGCTAGTATAATATTTCAATTGTATCGAAAAATTACCAGTAAAAAACACCCAACACTATTTATTGGAAGTAAACAGTTAAAGCGGGATTTTATATATATTGAAGATATAGTTGATATAAATCTTTGGGCCTGGAATAATAAAATATCTGGAATTTTTGATTGTGGAACAGGTAAATCTGAGTCATTTGAGTGCATTGCTAATATCGTGTTAAGTTTTTTTAATCAAAATATAACCATTAAATATATTTCTATGCCAAAAAAAATCCGTGATCATTATCAAATATTTACTCAGGCAAATATCTCTCAGTTAAGAGCGGCAGGTTATTGCAAGGAATTCACTGACCTTAATCAAGGTATACATCGTTATTTAAATTGGTTGTCATGCAACAATGCTGACCATTGTAATAATTAAGTAAATAAAATTTCATTGTGAAAATATTAGTTATTAGTCCTTCCTGGATTGGCGATACCGTGATATCACATAGTATGTATCGATTATTGATTAAGAAATATTGTTCCAACATTAAGATTGATGTCCTTACTCCGATGTGGTGCAAAGATCTGTTCAATCATATGCCTGAAATTAATCAAACATTATGTATTCCTTACGGGCATGGAGCTTTAGAGTTATCAAAATGTTACCATCTCGGAAAATTTTTAAAAAATGAGAAATATCAACAAGCGATAATATTACCTAATTCATTTAAATCTGCTTTAATACCGTTTTTTGCGGGTATTCCGATTCGGACCGGATGGCGTGGGGAAATAAGGTATGGTATACTAAATGATTTGAGAATACTTAACAAAAAATTATTCCCTTTAATGGTGCAACGTTATGCCTCTTTAGCATGTGATTATAATGTTACAAAAAATTCTTATAGTTTACCCTGTCCGCTGCCGTTACCCCAATTAAGTGTAAATGAAAAAGAAATTGAAGATGTATTATGCAAATTTAATTTGTATTGTCACAGAAAATCACTGATTGGTTTATGCCCGGGCGCAGAATTTGGATTAGCTAAAAATTGGCCTCATTATCATTACATAACATTAGCTATTCAGTTAATTCATTATGGATATCATGTAGTAATATTAGGATCCCCTAACGATCAACTAATTAATAGATTTATTCAACATAGTATTCTCAAAAATATGAAACAACATTGTAACAATCTTATAGGAATCACATCATTAGGAGAAGCTATTGCAATTATAGCAACCTGTTCAGGAATCGTTAGTAATGATTCTGGTTTAATGCATGTAGCTTGCGCATTGAGACGCCCTGTAATAGGGTTGTATGGACCTAGTAATCCTAAGTTTACTCCGCCTTTATTTTCTCAATCTATTGTGATTCGTCGCATACAAGGATATTATACCATGCGAAACGGCGATAGTTTATATGGCTATCATAACAGTTTAATGGATATTACTCCAGATCAAGTTTTAGAGGCATTAAAAACGTTGTTACATTGATCAATCAAACAAAATAATTGTCATGAAGGTTTTAATTATAAAAATTTCTTCTATGGGAGATATTATCCATACTTTACCTGCAGTTACTGATGCATCAAATATTGCACCAAATATATTATTTGATTGGATTGTAGAAGAAACTTTTTCTGATATTCTTAGATGGCATCCAGGAATACGCCAAATTATTCCTATAAACCTTAGATTTTGGATAAAAAATTGGTATAAATTGTCTTCATGGAAGAAATATCGTGAATGTTGTATACAATTAAAAAAAAAATATGACGTGATTATTGACGCTCAGGGTTTATTGAAGACATCATTGCTAGTAACACGTATGACATGTGGTAAAAAACATGGTATGGACTATACGAGTGCACGGGAACCTATGAGTTCTTTGTTTTATCATGAACGACATTATTCCAATAAAAATCAACACGCTGTGGAACGTATTCGACAGCTTTTTTCTCTCAGCTTAAAATATCCTGTACCGTCTTATATAGGAAAGTATAATATTAAACATTTATTTCCACCTCAAAAACATCATGCTCCTTATTTAATATTTTTCCATTCTACTACTAAATTTGAAAAACTTTGGACAGAATTGAATTGGAGTATTATTGCTCAATATGCTATTAATGCAGGATATCGCATTAAATTACCTTTTTGGACAAAAAGTGAAGAATTACGTACCAAACGGTTAGCGAGATTATATTGCAATCAAATAATAATATTACCAAAATTAACGCTACAAGAGATTGCTATCCAAATATCTGGAGCAACAGCAGTAATCTCTGTTGATACTGGACTTAGTCATTTGACAGCAGCGCTTGGTTGTCCTAATATAACATTATATGGCCCAACTAATCCTAAATTAATTGGAACATATGGACAAAACCAAATTATTTTACGATCTTCAACTAAAAAAATGCAACACTTAACCCCTATACACGTCTGGGAATCATTGCAAAAAATTTTAAATTTAAAATATATATAAAAATATTTTTTAACCTTGTTTATATAAACCTTATATTAATTTATATGCTTTAATTATTAATTGATATTTTTTGTTATTAAACAAAAAATATCAATCCGTTAGGGCGATATTGTTTATACGGTTTAAAAGTAAATAATTACATTCCTATAAAAGAATAATATCTAAAAAAATTATATTGTTTATTGATGAACATTAATATTTTTAAATTAATATCATTTAACATTCAATTATAAACTACTTCAAATTATTAGATCTAATTTATGAATTAATGACTTTTTTAACAAACAGCACCAAAATTTTCTTCATCATGCTAGTGCTAGAATATTTTTAAAATCATATTGGTGTAAAACTTGAATATAACTCTCAAATATTAAATTTGAGAGCATTTTCATTATACATATTTGTTATTTTAATTATTTAATATTATTTAAGGAAAATTAAAATTTTCAAATAATAATAGATGTTAATTTTTCGATTAAATAAAAATATATTTTTTTATTATTTTTTGAAAATATTACAATTAAAATACATGGTACTGCTAATTTTATTATTGAAATTTTACTAAAAATTCATTTTTTATGAATAAATTACTGTTTTATTGTGTTGATAAAATTTTTATAAGTATAAATAAAATAATAAGATATAACTAAGGATTCAATAACATGAATTTACAATCTAATCCGATAAAATGATTAACATTTATTTTATACGTCATTTATATATAATATCTAAAAATTAATGTAGTAGTTAGTAACTATGCGACAATACTAAAAAAATATTATTTATGTAAATATCATACTTGTTATACTGTGTCAATGAAGATCTATATAATACAATGAAGTAAACAATATTTCAAATATATATATTTCATCGTACATAATTATATGATTATATATAGATTATTTCTTATAATTTAAAATAGAAATATAAATATATTTAACATAGAAAAAATAAATTCCTCAAAATATTTAAAGTTACAGAAATAAAATCGTCTTTAACATAATTTAATTCTGAATGAGCAGTCCGTTGTCTATTATTACGTTACGGTGGAAATAGATAAATATACGATAACACTAAAAGAATAAAGTACATATGCT from Candidatus Blochmanniella camponoti includes the following:
- the waaC gene encoding lipopolysaccharide heptosyltransferase I — translated: MKVLIIKISSMGDIIHTLPAVTDASNIAPNILFDWIVEETFSDILRWHPGIRQIIPINLRFWIKNWYKLSSWKKYRECCIQLKKKYDVIIDAQGLLKTSLLVTRMTCGKKHGMDYTSAREPMSSLFYHERHYSNKNQHAVERIRQLFSLSLKYPVPSYIGKYNIKHLFPPQKHHAPYLIFFHSTTKFEKLWTELNWSIIAQYAINAGYRIKLPFWTKSEELRTKRLARLYCNQIIILPKLTLQEIAIQISGATAVISVDTGLSHLTAALGCPNITLYGPTNPKLIGTYGQNQIILRSSTKKMQHLTPIHVWESLQKILNLKYI
- the waaF gene encoding lipopolysaccharide heptosyltransferase II; protein product: MKILVISPSWIGDTVISHSMYRLLIKKYCSNIKIDVLTPMWCKDLFNHMPEINQTLCIPYGHGALELSKCYHLGKFLKNEKYQQAIILPNSFKSALIPFFAGIPIRTGWRGEIRYGILNDLRILNKKLFPLMVQRYASLACDYNVTKNSYSLPCPLPLPQLSVNEKEIEDVLCKFNLYCHRKSLIGLCPGAEFGLAKNWPHYHYITLAIQLIHYGYHVVILGSPNDQLINRFIQHSILKNMKQHCNNLIGITSLGEAIAIIATCSGIVSNDSGLMHVACALRRPVIGLYGPSNPKFTPPLFSQSIVIRRIQGYYTMRNGDSLYGYHNSLMDITPDQVLEALKTLLH